CAGTCGCGGTGCGTGCACTACCGCACCGACCTCGACGTGGTGGCCCTGCGCTTCCGCTGCTGCGGTGAGTGGTATCCGTGCGTGCACTGTCACGACGAGGCGGTCTCTCATCCACGCGTCGTGTGGGAGCCGGAGGCGGCGGATGTGCACGCGGCGCTGTGCGGTTCCTGCGGGACGACGATGCCGATAGCGCAGTACCGTCTCAGCGCCGCGTGCCCGGCATGCGGTGCGGGATTCAACCCGGGATGCGCGCGACATCACGCACTGTACTTCGGGTGAGCGCGGGCACGGGGAGCGGAGTCGTGAGCATCCCCGTGATGCGCAGGGCGAGCAGCCAGGATCCGACGGCGATGACGGCCGTCATCGGTGAGGTGCCCACCACGAGCAGGAGAGCGACCTCCGCTGCACCGATGAGCACGGCCACCGCGGCGCGGGCGGGCGTGGTGTCGATCGGTGCGCTGAGGCGCTCCAGACGCGACAGCGGCACGGCCAGCAGCGCAGTGGTGCTGAGCGCGAGCACGAGCCACAGCGGGCGGCTGAGCCACCATTCGCCGGAGGTCGGCACCGGCAGCTGATCGCCCGTGACCATGGCGCTCAGCGCGGTGAGGCCGGCGAGAGTCAGCAGCACCGGCATGTGCCACAGGTAGACGGTCATGGCCCGAGCGGACATGAATCCGGTGAAGGCCGCGACCGGGCGACGGTCGGCGAACGCCGTCAGCTGCTGCTTGAACAGCGAGAACGCCGCGGTCTGGATGACACCCACCAGCAGCAGGGCGGTCGTGGGCGGGTTGGTGTTCGCGATGAGGTCGGGGGAGTGGAAGCCCGTTCCGAACGACACCATCAGAAGCCCGAAGGCGACAGCCGCGGCGGTGATGCGGATACGACGGGAGAGCGCGTCGATCCGGCCGTCGGCGAGAAGGAAGCCGACCTGCTGCATGGTGAGCCAGACGAAGAGCAGGTTGAGGTAGCCGATGCCGTCCGAGCCGGTGATGACGCGTGCGACATCGACCACGAGGGATACGGCGGCCAGCGCGGCGAGCGTCCGCAGCGGCGCCCGCTCGTGCAGGCGGGCCATCGCGGGGAGCACGGCCTGGAGCACGAGGAAGACGCCGAGGAACCACAGCGGCTGCCCATAGCGGTAGCCGGCCATGTCCACGAGATCCGGATCCAGCCCGGCATCCGCCAGCAGTGCCAGCAGCAGTCCCGCGGTCGCCACGGAGGCGATGGCGGGGATCAGCAGGCGCCGCACGCGGGAGACCACGAAGGCCGCACCGCTCGCGCCCCGACGGCGCTGTGCGCGCAGGGCGGT
Above is a genomic segment from Microbacterium sp. W4I4 containing:
- a CDS encoding CHY zinc finger protein, whose protein sequence is MTVRVGGHLVRGAVVDDQSRCVHYRTDLDVVALRFRCCGEWYPCVHCHDEAVSHPRVVWEPEAADVHAALCGSCGTTMPIAQYRLSAACPACGAGFNPGCARHHALYFG
- a CDS encoding acyltransferase is translated as MHTVTSHRDSAVDFVRALSIAGVVTLHSLMVGVTLSPDGPVFANAGDVGHWIVPVSWVMQVMPMFFVVGGFAGITALRAQRRRGASGAAFVVSRVRRLLIPAIASVATAGLLLALLADAGLDPDLVDMAGYRYGQPLWFLGVFLVLQAVLPAMARLHERAPLRTLAALAAVSLVVDVARVITGSDGIGYLNLLFVWLTMQQVGFLLADGRIDALSRRIRITAAAVAFGLLMVSFGTGFHSPDLIANTNPPTTALLLVGVIQTAAFSLFKQQLTAFADRRPVAAFTGFMSARAMTVYLWHMPVLLTLAGLTALSAMVTGDQLPVPTSGEWWLSRPLWLVLALSTTALLAVPLSRLERLSAPIDTTPARAAVAVLIGAAEVALLLVVGTSPMTAVIAVGSWLLALRITGMLTTPLPVPALTRSTVRDVARIPG